From the genome of Thermogutta terrifontis, one region includes:
- a CDS encoding MotA/TolQ/ExbB proton channel family protein — protein MKALPLIKPWLAPRLLVVVVGVIAAGAALSVACRAEVPVPTTSPPAPSSVAPQATAGGGPASLEEADRKAEEALAAPPATQSDQQESAGKPGTIPQINVLDLAFRGGVLMIPITLMSILTVIFGLERALGLRRRKVVPAGLIRGLGQLVEDKRGFDPRGAYRLAQRYPSSAGNVLKAMLVKVGRPLPEIEQAMKEATEREADRLYSNVRFLTLSAAVTPLLGLLGTVQGMIQAFFVTSHLPTGADRAEMLAQGIYTALVTTFAGLCVAIPASVLAHYFEGRIQKLLRELDESLLGLLPQFERFEGRLRMGREQISTPDLLATAGLQRESPQPPPPPSPAETGAMP, from the coding sequence ATGAAAGCACTCCCTCTTATTAAACCGTGGTTGGCACCGCGATTACTGGTCGTTGTGGTCGGTGTCATTGCGGCGGGGGCCGCCCTGAGCGTTGCTTGCCGGGCGGAGGTGCCCGTCCCCACTACCTCCCCACCTGCTCCATCGAGTGTGGCCCCCCAAGCCACCGCGGGCGGTGGCCCTGCCAGCTTGGAGGAAGCGGATCGCAAGGCCGAGGAGGCCCTGGCGGCTCCACCCGCCACACAGTCGGACCAGCAGGAAAGCGCTGGCAAGCCGGGGACGATCCCGCAAATCAATGTGCTCGATCTGGCTTTCCGCGGCGGCGTGCTGATGATTCCCATCACGCTGATGTCGATCCTGACGGTCATCTTCGGGCTGGAACGAGCTTTGGGACTGCGGCGGCGGAAAGTGGTTCCCGCGGGCCTCATCCGCGGACTTGGACAGCTAGTGGAAGATAAGCGTGGGTTTGATCCGCGGGGGGCCTATCGGCTGGCCCAGCGGTATCCGTCTTCGGCCGGCAATGTCCTTAAGGCGATGCTGGTCAAGGTCGGCCGACCGCTTCCAGAAATTGAACAGGCCATGAAAGAAGCCACCGAGCGAGAGGCGGATCGCCTTTACAGTAATGTGCGTTTCCTCACGCTCTCGGCAGCCGTCACCCCGCTTTTGGGACTGCTGGGAACGGTCCAGGGAATGATCCAGGCGTTCTTTGTCACTTCGCATCTCCCTACCGGCGCCGATCGAGCAGAGATGCTGGCGCAGGGGATTTACACGGCCCTGGTGACGACGTTTGCGGGACTGTGTGTGGCCATTCCGGCCTCGGTACTGGCACACTACTTCGAGGGACGAATTCAGAAGCTCTTGCGTGAGCTGGATGAATCGCTGCTGGGGCTTTTGCCCCAGTTTGAACGCTTTGAAGGCCGCCTGCGGATGGGGCGAGAGCAAATTTCCACGCCCGATCTCCTGGCCACCGCGGGTTTGCAGCGTGAGAGCCCGCAACCACCACCCCCACCCAGCCCCGCTGAGACGGGAGCCATGCCATGA
- a CDS encoding ExbD/TolR family protein yields the protein MSILIRNKSRALESLTMTPLIDVVFNLLIFFLIASKFAEEERELPVRLPDASEAQPLLSKPRELFINIDENGRYYVGGKLLRLNELEKLLLEAWSANPSRTTVIIRADERCRLQPVVSAINACKKAHITDYRLATRKTGPPSEGANSP from the coding sequence ATGAGTATCCTGATTCGCAACAAAAGCCGCGCTCTGGAGTCACTCACGATGACTCCCCTCATCGATGTGGTGTTTAATCTGCTGATATTCTTTCTTATTGCCAGTAAATTTGCGGAGGAGGAACGGGAACTGCCGGTACGGCTCCCCGATGCCAGTGAAGCCCAACCACTTCTCAGCAAGCCGAGGGAGCTTTTTATCAACATTGACGAAAACGGTCGATATTACGTGGGGGGCAAACTGCTCAGACTGAACGAACTGGAGAAATTGCTCCTGGAGGCCTGGTCCGCCAACCCCAGCAGAACGACGGTCATCATCCGGGCGGACGAACGCTGCCGTCTGCAACCCGTTGTCTCGGCAATCAATGCGTGCAAGAAAGCCCATATTACAGACTACCGCCTGGCGACGCGGAAGACAGGGCCGCCGAGTGAAGGTGCTAACTCCCCTTAA
- a CDS encoding YkgJ family cysteine cluster protein produces MDLPLRLLPVEERWTCHGCGICCRHVIIPLSPEEYARIRAQGWDKDPTLAGKRLFVRTQLWPPRYRLAHQEDGYCVFLSPTGRCRIHERFGAEAKPLVCRMFPYQTVALDKFAYLTLRHNCPSVIRHAGQPLSQQEDQWRPLAEHPRLRPQATVPPPITLGYRGTWNQFLRSAAVVERLLCNPSYPMVRRLVHALLFAQTLDACRLSRLDQERYIELLRMLEESVPKEAEPLFRDRVPPDAASQFIFRRVLLDYLRLHPGFPLQESWQGRIQWAKMALAIARGKGTIPALAPPEVALKFEGEPATFSGSVSLAELDRSLTGLHRDVLKPLDEYYEAMAISRRFAVNGRRGWPLTDRIRALAASFPAALAVLRLATPGRLPTADDMMAVVIALDRGEGLASLASRTYRRRLRALGRSGQLIRLVIWWAR; encoded by the coding sequence ATGGATCTTCCCCTGAGATTATTACCGGTGGAAGAACGATGGACATGCCACGGTTGCGGTATTTGCTGCCGTCACGTGATTATCCCCCTTTCTCCTGAGGAATACGCGCGGATTCGCGCCCAGGGATGGGACAAAGACCCGACGCTGGCGGGCAAGCGGTTGTTTGTTCGCACGCAGCTTTGGCCTCCCCGGTACCGATTGGCCCATCAGGAGGACGGCTATTGCGTGTTTCTCAGCCCCACCGGTCGCTGCCGCATTCATGAGCGGTTCGGAGCAGAGGCCAAGCCGCTCGTCTGTCGGATGTTTCCCTATCAGACTGTGGCCTTGGACAAGTTCGCCTACCTCACGCTGCGGCACAATTGTCCGAGTGTGATACGTCATGCAGGCCAACCACTCTCGCAACAGGAAGACCAGTGGCGACCGCTTGCGGAGCATCCCCGCTTGCGACCTCAAGCCACGGTGCCGCCTCCCATCACCCTGGGTTATCGGGGTACATGGAATCAGTTTCTGCGATCGGCAGCAGTTGTGGAACGGCTTCTCTGCAATCCTTCGTATCCCATGGTTCGTCGGCTTGTTCACGCTCTGCTTTTCGCGCAGACCCTGGACGCCTGCCGGTTAAGCCGCCTGGATCAGGAGCGTTATATTGAGCTGCTCCGCATGCTGGAGGAAAGCGTGCCGAAGGAAGCCGAGCCACTTTTCCGCGACCGCGTTCCACCCGATGCAGCCTCCCAGTTCATTTTTCGCCGAGTTCTGCTGGACTATCTTCGGTTGCATCCGGGATTTCCGCTTCAAGAATCCTGGCAGGGCCGAATTCAGTGGGCGAAAATGGCGCTTGCAATCGCCAGGGGAAAAGGGACCATCCCCGCGCTCGCGCCGCCAGAGGTCGCTCTCAAGTTCGAGGGCGAACCAGCGACGTTTTCGGGCAGCGTCTCGCTGGCAGAACTGGACCGCAGTTTGACAGGGCTGCATCGGGATGTGCTCAAGCCCCTCGATGAGTACTACGAGGCCATGGCCATCTCACGCCGATTTGCGGTCAATGGCCGACGGGGCTGGCCGTTAACGGATCGCATTCGTGCCCTGGCTGCGTCTTTCCCCGCCGCCCTTGCTGTTCTGCGCCTGGCAACCCCCGGACGACTTCCCACCGCCGATGACATGATGGCGGTGGTAATCGCCCTGGACCGCGGGGAAGGCCTGGCCTCACTCGCCAGCCGAACTTACCGGCGAAGGCTGAGAGCCCTGGGTCGCAGCGGCCAACTCATTCGGCTGGTCATCTGGTGGGCCCGATAA
- a CDS encoding lactonase family protein — MRRLVVTFLTGLVISMLTGTGWPVLGAEFWMFYGTYTRGTSKGIYVSRFNAEDGTLSEPVLAAEAQNPSFLALHPQKPVLYAVGELWEMSGKRTGSVSAFSVDTHSGRLTLINQQPSGGSGPCHVSVDASGRFVLVANYGGGSVAVLPVSTDGALEPAVCVLKQEGKSVHPTRQTSPHAHQIGFNPTGKVVVVPDLGLDQVLLFDWDGAQGQLTPHKPPFVQVPPGSGPRHFAFHPNGQVLYVLNELTATVSIFACEDGVPTRLIDNVSALPTDFAGQNTAAEIAVHPGGRFVYTSNRGHDSIAVFAVSDAGKRLERKANVSTQGKTPRFIGLDPTGKYLLAANQDTNNVVIFKIDSETGIPTPTGKQVSVGAPVCLVFSPVPN; from the coding sequence ATGCGCAGGTTGGTCGTCACATTTCTGACGGGGCTCGTCATCAGTATGCTGACCGGAACAGGATGGCCTGTTCTGGGAGCTGAGTTCTGGATGTTCTACGGCACGTACACACGCGGGACCAGCAAAGGGATCTATGTGAGCCGATTCAACGCGGAGGACGGAACCCTCAGTGAGCCCGTGCTGGCCGCGGAGGCACAGAATCCATCCTTTCTGGCCCTCCATCCCCAAAAGCCAGTTCTGTATGCAGTGGGAGAACTTTGGGAAATGTCGGGTAAGAGGACGGGCAGCGTCAGCGCTTTTAGCGTGGATACCCACTCCGGGCGGTTGACATTGATCAACCAGCAACCCTCGGGTGGCTCCGGCCCCTGTCACGTGAGTGTGGACGCCTCAGGGCGATTCGTCCTGGTGGCTAATTATGGCGGGGGAAGTGTGGCCGTCCTGCCTGTATCAACGGATGGAGCACTGGAACCGGCTGTTTGTGTGCTGAAGCAGGAGGGAAAGAGTGTTCACCCCACCCGGCAGACCAGCCCTCACGCCCATCAGATCGGCTTCAATCCAACCGGCAAGGTGGTTGTGGTGCCGGATCTGGGGCTGGATCAGGTGTTGCTTTTCGATTGGGATGGCGCTCAAGGGCAGCTTACGCCCCATAAGCCGCCGTTCGTGCAGGTGCCACCGGGCTCGGGACCGCGGCATTTCGCGTTTCATCCTAATGGACAGGTTCTCTATGTCCTGAACGAGCTGACCGCAACGGTGAGCATCTTTGCCTGCGAGGACGGGGTGCCCACCCGATTGATAGACAATGTCTCTGCTCTACCGACAGATTTCGCCGGTCAGAATACAGCGGCGGAGATTGCTGTGCACCCCGGTGGCCGGTTCGTTTACACGTCCAATCGGGGTCACGACTCCATCGCCGTGTTCGCAGTATCAGATGCGGGAAAACGGCTGGAGCGCAAAGCCAACGTCTCCACGCAGGGAAAAACTCCTCGCTTCATCGGGCTGGATCCTACGGGCAAGTATTTGCTGGCCGCCAACCAGGACACGAACAACGTGGTCATTTTTAAAATCGACAGCGAGACGGGAATTCCCACCCCCACGGGAAAGCAGGTCTCCGTGGGTGCCCCCGTGTGTCTGGTCTTCTCTCCGGTGCCCAATTGA
- the queG gene encoding tRNA epoxyqueuosine(34) reductase QueG, producing MAVDREEVTRQVRKAAEDLGFSPVGICSAVEPPHFSFFVEWLEKGYHGEMMYLERRREAYAHPRSVLEGVRTIVMLGFPYRTVEPSPGAAGKGRISRYAWGKDYHDLIRRRLKSLGQTVKELCPGSEVRGVVDTAPLLEREFAQLAGLGWIGKNTLLINPRLGSWLFLAALLTTADLVADRPFEANHCGTCTACLRACPTGALVAPYVLDARRCLSYLTIELRGPIPQEWRSSIGDWLFGCDICQEVCPWNRRAPVTGEPSLMPRWGTHIELTELFHWSDEQFRSAFRDMPLWRAKRRGLLRNAAIVLGNQRCTEAVPALIRGLEDVDPVVREACGWALVEIGTEHALSAARTRIEREPDAWVRDQLTRHLERIVQTTARHDGAEEPCPLGSGPSKIPEKR from the coding sequence ATGGCCGTCGATAGGGAGGAGGTTACCCGTCAGGTACGAAAAGCCGCCGAGGATCTGGGATTCTCGCCGGTGGGAATCTGCTCCGCCGTGGAGCCACCTCATTTTTCTTTTTTCGTGGAGTGGCTGGAAAAGGGTTATCACGGGGAGATGATGTACCTGGAACGGCGACGAGAGGCGTATGCCCATCCCCGATCTGTCCTGGAAGGCGTGCGGACCATCGTGATGCTGGGTTTTCCCTATCGCACGGTGGAACCCTCGCCGGGTGCGGCCGGCAAAGGGAGGATTTCACGGTACGCATGGGGAAAAGACTACCACGACCTGATCCGTCGCAGGCTCAAAAGCCTGGGACAAACGGTGAAAGAACTCTGCCCGGGGAGCGAGGTACGGGGTGTGGTCGATACGGCTCCGCTTCTGGAGCGCGAATTTGCCCAACTTGCCGGTCTGGGGTGGATCGGCAAAAACACGCTTCTCATTAATCCCCGTTTGGGAAGCTGGCTGTTTTTGGCAGCACTTCTGACGACGGCCGACCTAGTAGCGGACAGGCCCTTTGAGGCCAACCACTGTGGGACGTGCACCGCATGTCTGCGGGCGTGTCCCACCGGGGCACTGGTTGCTCCCTATGTTCTCGATGCCCGACGATGTCTCAGCTATTTGACGATCGAGCTCCGCGGTCCAATTCCCCAGGAATGGCGATCATCGATCGGCGACTGGCTTTTTGGGTGTGACATCTGCCAGGAAGTTTGTCCCTGGAATCGACGGGCACCCGTGACCGGGGAACCTTCACTGATGCCACGATGGGGAACTCACATCGAACTGACTGAGCTTTTTCATTGGAGCGACGAGCAATTCCGTTCGGCGTTTCGGGACATGCCGTTATGGCGGGCAAAACGCCGGGGTCTGCTGCGGAACGCTGCGATCGTCCTTGGAAATCAGCGCTGCACGGAAGCGGTGCCGGCGCTGATCAGAGGGCTTGAGGATGTGGATCCTGTCGTGCGGGAAGCGTGTGGCTGGGCCCTCGTTGAGATTGGAACAGAGCATGCCCTCTCGGCCGCGAGGACGCGGATTGAAAGAGAGCCCGACGCATGGGTCCGGGATCAACTCACCAGACATTTGGAGAGAATTGTGCAAACCACAGCCCGCCACGATGGGGCGGAGGAGCCGTGCCCATTAGGTAGCGGGCCCAGCAAAATCCCGGAAAAGAGATAA
- a CDS encoding L-threonylcarbamoyladenylate synthase, with protein MTSPPIIKIREAEEPRDLVHRCVQALAEGQIVVMPTETIYGVAASVLVPHAVERLADMKGRKQGHAFTLALKSAEEIWDYVPDLPAVAWRLARRAWPGPLTLVVESRHPLSAARRFPPQVQRLVCPEGTLGFRVPDHFFISEVLRLLPAPLVLTSVNKTGEPPARSAEEAAANLPEVDIIFDDGPAVHGNASTVVKIEDGSWTILREGVLSKTAIAEMASAVILFVCAGNTCRSPMAQALCQAMLAEKLGCSPQQLRDFGVVVRSAGLEAYGGDGASPQAIEVLKQRGINLEGHMSQQLTDSLVQDADRIFTMTRALKEAVLARWPDAADRIDCLDPHGQDIADPFGGPLQAYEQCAKLIEDALRDRCEELLRLVVVPRSGA; from the coding sequence ATGACTTCGCCCCCCATCATCAAGATTCGCGAGGCAGAGGAACCCCGTGATCTCGTGCACCGGTGTGTTCAGGCATTGGCAGAGGGGCAGATTGTGGTTATGCCGACGGAGACGATTTACGGGGTGGCAGCTTCGGTGCTCGTTCCCCATGCGGTGGAACGCCTGGCCGACATGAAGGGCCGAAAGCAGGGCCATGCCTTCACGCTGGCTCTCAAAAGCGCGGAAGAAATCTGGGATTACGTTCCGGATCTTCCAGCAGTGGCATGGCGACTGGCGCGGAGGGCCTGGCCAGGACCTCTCACACTGGTGGTGGAAAGTCGTCATCCACTGAGTGCAGCCCGACGCTTCCCTCCGCAGGTCCAGCGACTCGTCTGCCCAGAGGGAACTCTGGGGTTCCGCGTGCCGGATCATTTTTTCATCAGCGAAGTGCTGCGGCTTCTTCCCGCTCCCTTGGTGCTGACAAGTGTCAACAAGACGGGGGAGCCGCCGGCACGGTCGGCGGAGGAGGCGGCCGCAAATCTGCCGGAGGTGGATATCATTTTCGACGACGGCCCGGCGGTCCACGGGAACGCTTCCACAGTGGTCAAAATTGAGGATGGAAGTTGGACCATCCTCCGCGAGGGGGTCTTGAGCAAAACGGCCATCGCGGAAATGGCTTCGGCGGTGATCCTCTTTGTGTGTGCGGGAAACACCTGTCGCAGCCCGATGGCCCAGGCCCTTTGTCAGGCCATGCTGGCGGAAAAACTGGGCTGCTCGCCGCAACAGCTCAGAGATTTCGGGGTGGTGGTTCGCTCGGCCGGATTGGAGGCCTATGGGGGAGATGGGGCCAGTCCCCAGGCGATCGAGGTGCTTAAACAGCGCGGAATCAATTTAGAGGGGCACATGTCCCAGCAATTGACCGATTCTCTTGTTCAGGACGCTGATCGCATTTTCACAATGACGCGGGCCCTGAAAGAGGCCGTCCTTGCGCGCTGGCCGGACGCGGCCGATCGCATTGATTGTCTGGATCCCCACGGCCAGGATATCGCCGATCCTTTCGGGGGCCCCCTTCAAGCCTACGAACAGTGTGCAAAACTCATTGAAGACGCCCTGCGTGACCGCTGTGAGGAGCTTCTCCGATTAGTAGTCGTGCCTCGCTCGGGAGCGTAA
- the rpiB gene encoding ribose 5-phosphate isomerase B has translation MRIAIGSDHRGYSIRPKIVTFLKNIGHEVIDMGTFSQSPVDYPDIAEAVAKKVASGEADRGILFCGTGLGMCIAANKIPGVRAAPCHDDLTAELSRRHNDANVLCLSADLLGERLITRIVEVWLNTPFEGGRHARRVEKIAEIEKELLQECCSKANQAANNPSHQQQEDQTLQA, from the coding sequence ATGCGGATTGCCATCGGAAGCGACCATCGCGGTTATTCCATTCGCCCCAAAATCGTGACCTTTCTAAAGAACATTGGGCACGAGGTGATTGACATGGGGACGTTCAGCCAGTCGCCGGTCGATTATCCCGACATCGCCGAGGCGGTGGCGAAGAAAGTCGCTTCCGGGGAGGCAGACCGCGGGATCCTGTTTTGTGGCACCGGACTTGGGATGTGCATCGCGGCTAACAAAATCCCCGGAGTCCGGGCAGCGCCCTGCCATGATGATCTCACCGCCGAACTCAGCCGACGGCATAATGACGCCAATGTGCTCTGCCTGTCGGCCGATCTCCTCGGCGAGCGACTCATCACCCGTATTGTAGAAGTCTGGCTCAACACACCGTTCGAAGGAGGCCGTCACGCACGCCGGGTGGAAAAAATAGCGGAGATCGAAAAAGAACTCCTCCAGGAATGCTGCTCCAAAGCAAACCAGGCGGCAAACAATCCGTCCCACCAACAGCAGGAGGACCAAACGCTTCAGGCGTGA